One genomic segment of Tiliqua scincoides isolate rTilSci1 chromosome 6, rTilSci1.hap2, whole genome shotgun sequence includes these proteins:
- the C6H4orf36 gene encoding uncharacterized protein C4orf36 homolog, with product MEYNLHKKRKLTFVLKTSDYKVHDRAEFALLTARLLKAAQEPVANPLHHDIYWCYPFKLRPVTTNVKVQVPSLQAIELEKILERQRFEKIEYQNKVAQQTESEFRSRRFLARRPLPPSGLK from the exons ATGGAGTACAACTTGCACAAAAAGAGGAAATTAACATTTGTCCTGAAAACCAGTGATTACAAAGT GCATGATCGTGCAGAATTTGCCTTGCTTACAGCACGTTTGTTAAAGGCAGCTCAGGAACCTGTAGCCAACCCTCTTCATCACGACATCTATTGGTGCTATCCTTTCAAACTGAGGCCAGTGACAACCAACGTAAAAGTACAGGTTCCTTCCCTGCAGG CAATAGAGCTTGAGAAGATTTTGGAACGCCAAAGGTTTGAGAAGATTGAATATCAGAACAAGGTTGCACAGCAAACAGAGTCCGAATTCAGAAGCAGGAGGTTTCTGGCAAGAAGACCACTGCCACCCAGTGGCCTGAAGTAG